The following are encoded in a window of Shewanella psychrotolerans genomic DNA:
- a CDS encoding putative bifunctional diguanylate cyclase/phosphodiesterase: MGVTELYWIIVYIVAIGIAGIIYCYWHRRVEVKFLSRLINQLRTQNKVRQALNINHIPFRYIPLYVQLQQLLNTLPPPAGRDKLTGLINRVGLKSQLTRLMPVTEGTFVLIDIYRFRYVNDLFGFSFGDKLLLAMSERLKRQVSEQDMLARMNEDEFLIFFKTPLNETQLSVLQHTLQQPVSINDTLINLQIQVGYLDLSLYHSDVSQMLRRLDLALVRAKSSSNLVASYREGDDISQHRQLTLISCFPKALKNNELYMVYQPKYNVAGGNCRHAEALIRWNSSALGPVSPGEFIPLLECAGMISMLSQWVIEQVLMQLRQWKRSGLVIQVAVNLAIDDLNGNQLSESIIAQLKQYDLSADLFAIEITESQLMTDMTRAVAVLNKLKRAGVNVAIDDFGTGHSSLAYLKLLPVDEVKIDKAFLDNIDDDKRGLHILKSAIELAKGLDFSVTVEGVETQTVFDMLCDMDVDKIQGDLYAKPMTAAELEMNWRKLNRAEL; encoded by the coding sequence GTGGGTGTTACAGAACTTTATTGGATAATTGTTTATATTGTTGCCATAGGCATCGCTGGTATCATTTATTGTTACTGGCATCGACGAGTTGAGGTAAAGTTTCTTAGTCGGCTTATCAATCAGCTACGAACGCAAAATAAAGTTCGCCAAGCCCTTAACATCAACCATATTCCATTTCGTTACATTCCTTTATATGTTCAGCTACAACAACTATTAAATACTCTGCCGCCTCCGGCCGGCCGCGATAAGCTTACGGGCTTAATTAATCGAGTTGGTTTAAAATCTCAGTTAACGCGATTAATGCCTGTTACTGAAGGGACGTTTGTACTCATCGATATTTATCGATTTAGGTATGTAAACGATCTCTTTGGCTTCTCTTTTGGAGATAAGTTACTTTTGGCCATGAGCGAACGCCTAAAGCGACAAGTGAGTGAACAAGACATGCTGGCGCGTATGAATGAGGACGAGTTTCTTATTTTCTTTAAAACGCCGCTGAATGAGACCCAACTAAGTGTTTTGCAACATACATTGCAGCAACCCGTCAGTATTAATGACACGCTTATTAATTTACAGATACAAGTTGGATATTTAGATCTGTCGTTATATCACAGCGATGTCAGCCAGATGCTAAGACGGTTGGATTTAGCCTTAGTGAGGGCGAAATCGAGTAGTAACTTAGTGGCGAGCTATCGGGAAGGGGATGATATTAGCCAACATCGTCAACTGACATTGATTAGCTGTTTTCCCAAGGCACTTAAAAACAATGAACTCTACATGGTTTATCAGCCAAAATACAACGTCGCTGGGGGTAATTGTCGTCATGCTGAAGCCTTAATTCGTTGGAATAGCTCGGCTTTAGGTCCTGTGTCACCTGGCGAGTTTATTCCTTTGCTTGAATGTGCAGGGATGATTAGCATGCTAAGTCAGTGGGTGATCGAACAAGTTTTGATGCAGCTGCGGCAATGGAAACGTAGCGGACTCGTGATACAAGTGGCTGTTAATTTGGCAATCGATGATCTTAATGGTAACCAGCTTAGCGAGTCTATTATTGCCCAATTGAAGCAATATGATCTGAGCGCAGACCTATTTGCGATAGAGATCACTGAAAGCCAATTAATGACCGATATGACGCGAGCTGTTGCAGTGTTAAATAAACTGAAACGAGCAGGAGTTAATGTTGCAATAGATGACTTTGGTACCGGTCATTCATCACTTGCTTACCTTAAGCTTCTGCCTGTTGATGAAGTTAAAATTGATAAAGCTTTCCTCGACAATATCGATGATGATAAGCGGGGGCTACATATCCTCAAGAGTGCGATTGAGCTTGCTAAAGGGCTGGATTTTTCGGTCACCGTTGAGGGGGTCGAGACTCAGACCGTTTTTGATATGCTCTGTGACATGGACGTCGATAAAATTCAAGGCGATCTTTATGCGAAACCAATGACCGCGGCTGAATTAGAGATGAACTGGCGTAAGCTCAATCGCGCTGAGTTATAA
- a CDS encoding HDOD domain-containing protein → MSNEHQLLVGLLKKLKADALVLPTLPEVAMRVQEVVSRPDSSPKQVAEIIGQDAAISARMIKVANSAMYSRGVKAENITSAVTRIGLTQIKSIATSVAMEQLFISTNEMVWEVMDEVWSSSIEVTSAACALLLKYSKTHKGCGLNYDTLTLASLVHNIGALPVLTEAEVNPHLFTSIDQLRALVRKMQGPIGRAVLKSWDFSPEVMEVVERWADLPYLPERVTYLDFVRAAAFYTGELRSGHELEERLDVFAQRGLPVSPEYLGSDEFLDNYHSIKLSYE, encoded by the coding sequence ATGTCTAACGAGCATCAACTACTGGTTGGGTTATTGAAAAAGTTGAAGGCTGATGCCTTAGTTTTACCAACTTTACCCGAGGTAGCAATGCGCGTTCAAGAAGTCGTGTCCAGGCCTGATTCTAGCCCTAAGCAGGTGGCTGAAATTATTGGTCAAGACGCCGCTATTTCTGCCCGAATGATTAAAGTCGCTAACAGTGCCATGTATAGCCGAGGTGTTAAGGCTGAAAATATCACCAGTGCAGTAACTCGCATTGGTTTGACTCAGATTAAGTCCATTGCGACATCGGTGGCAATGGAACAGCTGTTTATCTCTACTAATGAAATGGTATGGGAGGTGATGGATGAGGTTTGGAGTTCATCAATCGAAGTCACCTCAGCTGCTTGTGCTCTATTGCTTAAATATTCTAAGACTCATAAGGGATGCGGTTTAAATTACGACACGCTGACATTGGCGAGCTTGGTACATAATATCGGTGCTTTACCTGTGTTGACTGAGGCGGAGGTTAATCCTCATCTGTTTACCAGTATCGATCAGCTGCGAGCTCTGGTGCGTAAGATGCAGGGCCCCATAGGGCGTGCGGTACTTAAAAGCTGGGATTTTTCTCCAGAGGTAATGGAGGTTGTCGAGCGATGGGCCGATCTTCCCTATCTTCCTGAACGAGTGACCTATTTGGATTTTGTCCGTGCGGCAGCGTTTTATACCGGCGAATTACGTTCGGGACATGAATTGGAAGAGCGCTTGGATGTTTTTGCTCAACGTGGCTTGCCTGTCTCACCAGAATATTTAGGCTCAGATGAGTTTCTTGATAATTATCATTCAATTAAGTTGAGTTACGAATAG
- the yegQ gene encoding tRNA 5-hydroxyuridine modification protein YegQ, giving the protein MFKPELLSPAGTLKNMRYAFAYGADAVYAGQPRYSLRVRNNDFKMENLATGIQEAHSLGKKLYVVSNIAPHNTKLKTYIKDMEPVVAMQPDALIMSDPGLIMMVREAFPDQVVHLSVQANAINWASVKFWQQQGIKRVILSRELSLDEIEEIRQRCPDIELEVFVHGALCMAYSGRCLLSGYINKRDPNQGTCTNACRWKYDAHEAVQTETGDIVAVNPEVQVHNPTLGAGQPSNEVVLLQEAGRPGEYMPAFEDEHGTYIMNSKDLRAIQHVERLTKMGIDSLKIEGRTKSFYYVARTAQLYRQAIEDAAAGREFNPALMYQLEGLAHRGYTEGFLRRHVHDEYQNYDYGYSISDTQQFVGELTGKRNEKGMAEIDVKNKFSVGDSVELMTPQGNINLTIDHLENRKGERVEAGLGSGHFVFLPVPQEVEIDKAILMRNLNDGQNTRNPHTAV; this is encoded by the coding sequence ATGTTTAAACCTGAGCTACTGTCTCCTGCTGGGACGCTTAAAAATATGCGTTACGCCTTTGCTTATGGCGCAGATGCAGTCTATGCAGGTCAGCCAAGATATAGCCTGCGTGTCAGAAACAATGATTTCAAAATGGAAAACCTAGCAACAGGTATCCAAGAAGCCCATAGCCTAGGTAAAAAACTCTATGTGGTCAGTAACATTGCGCCCCATAACACCAAACTAAAAACCTACATCAAAGATATGGAGCCAGTGGTTGCGATGCAACCCGATGCGCTGATCATGTCAGACCCAGGTCTTATTATGATGGTTCGCGAAGCGTTTCCAGATCAGGTTGTGCATCTCTCTGTACAAGCCAACGCCATTAACTGGGCCTCGGTTAAGTTTTGGCAGCAGCAAGGCATCAAACGTGTGATCCTCTCTCGCGAGCTCTCGCTTGATGAAATTGAAGAGATCCGCCAGCGCTGCCCTGATATTGAACTCGAAGTCTTCGTCCACGGCGCCCTGTGCATGGCCTACTCTGGACGCTGCTTACTCTCCGGTTACATCAATAAACGCGATCCCAATCAAGGCACCTGCACCAATGCATGCCGCTGGAAATATGATGCTCACGAAGCGGTACAAACCGAAACAGGTGACATAGTGGCGGTTAACCCTGAGGTGCAGGTTCACAATCCAACCTTAGGCGCTGGTCAGCCTAGTAATGAAGTGGTGTTACTTCAAGAAGCGGGACGTCCCGGTGAATACATGCCAGCATTTGAAGATGAGCATGGTACCTATATCATGAACTCTAAAGATCTGCGCGCCATTCAGCACGTCGAGCGTCTGACTAAGATGGGCATAGATTCACTGAAAATTGAAGGCCGTACCAAGTCCTTCTACTATGTGGCGCGAACTGCTCAGCTCTATCGCCAGGCGATTGAAGATGCCGCTGCCGGCCGTGAATTTAATCCGGCGCTCATGTATCAGCTAGAAGGGCTAGCACACCGAGGCTACACCGAAGGCTTCCTGCGTCGCCACGTACATGATGAATATCAAAATTACGACTATGGTTACTCTATTAGCGACACCCAACAATTTGTGGGCGAACTCACAGGTAAACGTAATGAGAAAGGCATGGCCGAGATCGATGTAAAAAACAAATTCTCTGTCGGCGACAGTGTTGAATTGATGACCCCTCAGGGCAATATCAACCTGACTATCGATCATCTGGAGAATCGTAAAGGCGAGCGCGTCGAGGCCGGACTAGGTTCAGGGCATTTCGTGTTCTTACCTGTGCCACAAGAAGTTGAAATCGATAAAGCGATTTTAATGCGCAACCTAAACGACGGACAAAATACCCGTAACCCGCACACAGCGGTGTAA
- a CDS encoding TetR/AcrR family transcriptional regulator → MSKIEYKILKNAAILISEEGLSSFSFTKLSKMCCCSKSTLYHNYNSKEDVIMGIYINNINEIVSFNKTILSNHNLSVSEKMILACMFDVFRVFLNYSPADSVSMIASTSAVNNFSSKYLFSQLKIALTDLNETFDEVESMFIKENMFKEQEIKPLLNTYRIHARGIVGCVSNKVYFNSCINAPLKSLYNGYLSILNERIKNDIKIDFNDIHTIINNYLLKREGNQSPSNK, encoded by the coding sequence ATGTCAAAGATTGAATATAAAATTTTAAAGAATGCAGCCATTTTAATATCGGAAGAAGGCCTTTCTTCATTTTCATTCACAAAACTTTCAAAAATGTGCTGTTGTTCAAAATCGACTTTATACCATAATTATAATAGTAAAGAAGACGTGATTATGGGGATATATATTAACAATATTAATGAAATTGTTTCATTTAATAAAACAATACTATCTAACCATAATCTGTCGGTAAGTGAAAAGATGATCTTAGCATGTATGTTTGATGTGTTTAGGGTTTTTCTTAATTATTCTCCTGCAGATAGTGTATCAATGATTGCTTCGACATCAGCCGTTAATAACTTTAGTTCCAAATATCTTTTCAGCCAGCTAAAAATAGCCTTAACAGATCTTAATGAAACCTTTGATGAAGTTGAAAGCATGTTTATTAAGGAGAACATGTTTAAAGAGCAAGAGATTAAACCACTATTAAACACCTACAGAATACATGCCAGAGGTATTGTTGGGTGCGTCTCGAATAAAGTTTACTTTAACAGTTGTATTAACGCACCTCTTAAATCTCTTTACAATGGATACCTATCAATACTTAATGAAAGAATAAAAAATGACATAAAAATAGATTTCAATGATATTCACACCATCATCAATAACTACCTTTTAAAAAGAGAGGGTAATCAATCACCTTCAAATAAATAG
- a CDS encoding porin, with amino-acid sequence MKLSKLVVGIAAFSCFSVFADNGFYGEANVMANWKDNLDQQTGIATGFAGYKDKVKVKDIDVSYQLEGYYAASGDRFIATNESDEFALRVASLIFSTDYGSFYVGKGYSGAYLNLYKRVDIHPFSNSEQYTMNKMLFRQGKYSDSIIAYVTPWYDSAMGKFQAKMALVNPNSNDGANDDVLVGRILYSAGKFNAVINLNRIDEKFSGNADNHHYNRYSFGADYTFNNLTLAYTGEYSENAFSATSIEGYSEQVHSVAISIKQDDFKYGLSYQLVNSELASRDDLGLVIGSVTYSYTKELDFMVEYAKYTGDNDFFVGGNTNPEDDSFTIGARFNF; translated from the coding sequence ATGAAACTATCTAAATTAGTAGTGGGTATTGCTGCGTTTTCTTGTTTTAGCGTCTTTGCCGATAATGGTTTTTATGGCGAAGCCAATGTAATGGCTAACTGGAAAGATAATTTAGATCAGCAAACCGGAATTGCTACTGGTTTTGCTGGTTATAAAGACAAGGTAAAAGTTAAAGACATTGACGTTTCATACCAATTGGAAGGCTATTACGCAGCCAGTGGCGACCGCTTTATCGCTACCAATGAAAGTGATGAGTTTGCATTACGTGTGGCATCGTTAATATTTAGCACAGATTATGGTTCATTCTACGTGGGTAAAGGTTACTCTGGTGCCTATTTGAACCTTTATAAGCGAGTGGATATTCATCCTTTCTCTAATTCAGAGCAATACACAATGAATAAAATGCTATTTAGACAAGGCAAATATTCAGATAGTATTATCGCTTATGTTACACCTTGGTATGACTCGGCTATGGGAAAGTTCCAAGCTAAAATGGCACTGGTAAACCCAAATAGTAATGATGGTGCAAATGATGATGTTCTTGTTGGTCGAATATTATATTCGGCTGGCAAATTCAACGCGGTGATAAACTTAAATCGTATCGATGAAAAATTCAGTGGCAATGCAGATAACCATCATTATAACCGTTATTCTTTTGGTGCTGATTATACATTCAATAATCTTACCCTTGCATATACAGGTGAATACAGTGAAAACGCATTCTCGGCAACGAGTATAGAGGGTTATAGCGAGCAAGTTCATTCTGTTGCCATATCAATTAAACAAGATGATTTTAAATATGGACTTTCTTACCAACTGGTCAATTCAGAGTTAGCGTCTAGAGATGATCTTGGCTTAGTTATTGGAAGTGTGACATATTCTTATACTAAAGAATTAGACTTCATGGTCGAATATGCGAAATATACTGGAGATAATGACT